In one Stenotrophomonas maltophilia genomic region, the following are encoded:
- a CDS encoding XdhC family protein gives MDQPAASATLEASAMGGGGPRDAAGQLLAAPGFLTEGSPRSVLETALTRVRAGQHAVLALVLETDGSTYAGAGDMVLFCNGSQVGWLSGGCLEPELARRAEQVSVAGQVDWIEIDTRSDEDLLSGSALGCRGRLRIALLPLRAMAGIDVVIEAWLREGVPLQRELRASGQIVFRAGHRERTWQLHPMDGMQPFGEGAWCLTLPRLPRALILGGGPETPFLVPLLRGLGWRISVAERRARWASAGQGADAQLQTSPAEAFHGDPCDAVLVMHHDFELDREALVALADTKVAFIGLLGPQRRREDLFKLLTPDQRHRLSPRLRSPVGLKIGGRGPEAISLSIAAQLQQWRSAHGR, from the coding sequence ATGGACCAACCCGCAGCTTCAGCCACTCTGGAGGCCTCCGCGATGGGTGGAGGAGGGCCCAGGGATGCTGCCGGGCAACTGTTGGCAGCGCCGGGCTTCCTCACCGAAGGAAGCCCGCGGAGCGTGCTCGAGACGGCCTTGACGCGCGTGCGCGCGGGGCAGCACGCCGTGCTCGCGCTGGTGCTGGAAACCGATGGCTCCACCTACGCCGGTGCCGGCGACATGGTGCTGTTCTGCAACGGCAGCCAGGTCGGCTGGCTGAGCGGCGGATGCCTGGAGCCCGAGCTCGCGCGACGTGCAGAGCAGGTAAGCGTGGCAGGGCAGGTCGATTGGATCGAGATCGACACGCGCAGTGACGAGGACCTGCTGAGTGGGTCCGCGCTTGGGTGCCGCGGTCGGCTGCGGATTGCGCTCCTGCCATTACGTGCCATGGCCGGCATCGACGTTGTCATCGAGGCATGGCTGCGCGAGGGTGTGCCACTACAGCGCGAGCTTCGCGCATCGGGGCAGATTGTTTTCCGCGCGGGCCATCGCGAGCGGACGTGGCAGCTGCATCCGATGGACGGTATGCAGCCCTTTGGTGAGGGGGCGTGGTGTTTGACGCTGCCCCGGCTTCCGCGGGCCCTGATCCTGGGGGGCGGTCCTGAAACGCCCTTCCTGGTTCCGTTGCTGCGTGGCCTGGGGTGGCGGATCAGCGTGGCCGAACGGCGAGCGCGCTGGGCCTCAGCGGGGCAGGGCGCGGATGCACAGTTGCAGACCAGCCCGGCCGAGGCCTTCCATGGCGACCCGTGCGACGCGGTACTGGTGATGCATCACGATTTCGAACTTGACCGGGAGGCGCTGGTGGCCCTGGCGGATACCAAAGTCGCGTTCATTGGACTGCTGGGTCCGCAGCGAAGGCGCGAGGACTTATTCAAACTGCTGACTCCGGATCAGCGCCACCGCCTGTCCCCGAGACTTCGATCACCGGTTGGCCTGAAAATCGGCGGCCGAGGGCCAGAGGCGATTTCGCTCAGCATCGCCGCG
- the paoC gene encoding aldehyde oxidoreductase molybdenum-binding subunit PaoC, whose translation MPLEFNAPAGDNLFDKAKVVGKSTTRIDGPRKTTGTAPYAYERHDVAPNQAYGYIVGAGIGKGRIISMDASRARAAPGVLAVITAPETKPVGKSNWNNAPLFGGPEVAHYHQAIACVVAETFEQARAAAALIRTRYERGKGRFDFPALAPSAPLAKGRDGKPDRQALGDFDTAYASAAVKLDETYHTSDESHSMMEPHATIAAWEGDTLTLWTANQMIDWARQGMAAILGIDPAKVRVDSPYIGGGFGGKLFIRADAVLAALAAKQVGRPVKIALQRPLMANNTTHRHATIQRVRIGCAKDGRISAIAHENWSGNINGEDGENGTLQTPKLYAGANRLVANYIATLDMPEGNAMRAPGEAPGHMALEVAMDEMAEKLGLDPIAFRILNEPEVVPGDPSKKFSDRNLVRCLREGAKRFNWNKRNARPAQVREGHWLVGMGVSAGYRGAPTMKSAARVRLDGQGGVIVETDMTDIGTGSYTIIAQTAAETMGVPLDRVQVTLGDSRHPASAGSGGQWGAASSTAGVYAACVSLRRKVGEKLGFDGDTANFANGRIQAGGRTIKLAEAGTLSAEDGIAFGDFKQGYDVGTYAGHFCEVAVHAYTGETRIRRMLAVCDGGRILNPLSARSQVIGGMVMGAGATLMEELVVDKRLGLFINHDLAGYEVPVHADIPYQEVVFLDTLDPVISPMKAKGVGELGICGVGAAIANAVYNATGVRVRNYPITLDKLLPGLPDVG comes from the coding sequence ATGCCCCTTGAATTCAACGCCCCCGCCGGTGACAACCTGTTCGACAAAGCGAAGGTCGTCGGCAAGTCGACGACGCGCATCGACGGCCCACGCAAGACCACCGGCACCGCCCCCTATGCGTATGAGCGCCATGACGTGGCACCGAACCAGGCCTACGGCTATATCGTCGGCGCGGGCATCGGCAAGGGGCGCATCATTTCGATGGATGCCTCCCGCGCACGCGCCGCCCCGGGCGTGCTGGCGGTCATCACCGCACCGGAGACCAAGCCGGTCGGCAAATCGAACTGGAACAATGCACCGCTGTTCGGCGGCCCCGAAGTTGCCCACTATCACCAGGCCATCGCCTGCGTGGTGGCAGAGACCTTCGAGCAGGCCCGCGCCGCCGCGGCATTGATCCGCACCCGCTATGAGCGCGGCAAGGGCCGCTTCGATTTTCCCGCACTGGCGCCGTCCGCGCCGCTGGCAAAGGGGCGCGATGGCAAGCCCGACCGGCAGGCGCTGGGCGATTTCGACACCGCCTACGCGAGCGCCGCGGTCAAACTCGACGAGACCTACCACACCTCCGACGAAAGTCATTCGATGATGGAGCCGCACGCCACCATCGCCGCCTGGGAGGGCGACACGCTCACGCTGTGGACGGCGAACCAGATGATCGACTGGGCCAGGCAGGGCATGGCGGCGATCCTCGGCATCGATCCTGCCAAGGTGCGCGTGGACTCGCCCTATATCGGCGGCGGCTTCGGCGGCAAGCTGTTCATCCGTGCCGACGCGGTGCTGGCCGCGTTGGCGGCCAAGCAGGTCGGGCGACCGGTGAAGATCGCGCTGCAACGGCCTTTGATGGCCAACAACACCACCCACCGGCACGCAACCATTCAACGCGTCCGGATCGGTTGCGCGAAAGACGGCAGGATCTCCGCCATCGCCCATGAGAACTGGTCGGGCAACATCAACGGCGAGGACGGCGAGAACGGCACCCTGCAGACGCCCAAGCTCTATGCGGGCGCCAACCGCCTGGTGGCCAACTACATCGCCACGCTCGATATGCCCGAAGGCAATGCAATGCGCGCGCCGGGCGAAGCGCCAGGCCACATGGCGCTGGAAGTGGCGATGGACGAGATGGCCGAGAAGCTGGGCCTCGACCCGATCGCGTTCCGCATCCTCAACGAGCCGGAGGTCGTACCCGGCGACCCGTCCAAGAAGTTCTCCGACCGCAACCTGGTGCGCTGCCTGCGCGAAGGCGCCAAGCGCTTCAACTGGAACAAGCGCAATGCCAGGCCGGCGCAGGTAAGGGAAGGGCACTGGCTGGTCGGCATGGGCGTGTCCGCGGGGTATCGCGGCGCACCGACGATGAAGTCGGCGGCGCGGGTGCGGCTCGACGGCCAAGGCGGCGTGATCGTGGAAACCGACATGACCGACATCGGCACGGGCTCCTACACGATCATCGCGCAGACGGCAGCCGAGACCATGGGCGTGCCGCTGGACCGGGTCCAGGTGACCCTCGGCGACTCTCGTCATCCCGCCTCCGCCGGTTCCGGCGGCCAGTGGGGCGCGGCAAGCTCCACCGCAGGCGTGTACGCGGCGTGCGTCAGCCTGCGCCGCAAGGTGGGCGAGAAACTGGGCTTCGACGGCGACACCGCAAACTTCGCCAATGGCCGCATCCAGGCGGGTGGGCGGACCATCAAGCTGGCGGAGGCGGGGACACTGTCGGCGGAGGACGGCATTGCCTTCGGCGACTTCAAACAAGGCTACGACGTCGGCACCTACGCAGGGCATTTCTGCGAGGTCGCCGTGCATGCCTACACTGGAGAGACGCGCATTCGCCGCATGCTTGCCGTATGCGATGGCGGCCGGATCCTCAATCCGCTGTCCGCGCGCAGCCAGGTCATCGGCGGGATGGTGATGGGCGCGGGGGCGACCCTCATGGAGGAACTGGTGGTCGACAAGCGGCTTGGCTTGTTCATCAACCACGACCTGGCCGGCTACGAGGTTCCCGTGCACGCCGATATTCCGTACCAGGAAGTGGTCTTCCTCGATACGCTGGACCCGGTGATCTCGCCGATGAAGGCCAAGGGCGTGGGTGAACTGGGCATCTGTGGGGTCGGCGCTGCGATCGCCAATGCGGTCTACAACGCAACCGGGGTGCGCGTACGCAACTATCCCATCACCCTGGACAAGCTGTTGCCCGGCTTGCCCGACGTGGGCTGA
- a CDS encoding FAD binding domain-containing protein — protein sequence MRAFSYERAKSPAEAAKAVAGTEGAKFLAGGTNLLDLMKLEVETPTHLVDVQDIGLDRIEPTDEGGLRIGTLVTNTALASHERVRRDYAVLTRAIVAGASGQLRNKATTGGNLLQRTRCPYFYDPHLPCNKRLPGSGCGALEGFSRQMGVIGTSDSCIATYPGDMAVALRVLDASIQTVRGDGSTRSIPITDFHRSPGDRPQQDNVLQRGELITHVTLPEPLGGRHVYHKVRDRASYAFALVSVAAVVQQDGSARFAFGGVAPKPWRIEAAEPLLRDGVKAAARQVFAGARPTRENAFKIALAERTLAAVLVEGEH from the coding sequence ATGAGGGCCTTCAGTTACGAACGCGCGAAGTCCCCGGCCGAGGCCGCCAAAGCCGTGGCCGGTACCGAGGGTGCGAAGTTCCTGGCCGGAGGGACCAACCTGCTCGACCTGATGAAGCTGGAGGTCGAGACGCCAACGCACCTGGTCGACGTGCAGGACATCGGCCTGGACAGGATCGAACCCACCGACGAGGGCGGCCTGCGCATCGGCACGCTGGTCACCAATACCGCACTGGCCTCGCATGAACGCGTGCGCCGCGACTACGCGGTGCTGACCCGCGCGATCGTGGCAGGCGCCTCCGGGCAGCTGCGCAACAAAGCCACCACCGGCGGAAATCTGCTGCAGCGCACGCGCTGCCCGTACTTCTACGACCCCCATCTTCCCTGCAACAAGCGCCTGCCCGGATCAGGCTGCGGCGCGCTCGAAGGATTCTCCCGGCAGATGGGCGTGATCGGCACCTCGGACAGCTGCATCGCGACCTATCCGGGCGACATGGCGGTGGCCCTGCGGGTGCTGGACGCCTCGATCCAGACCGTCAGGGGTGACGGTAGTACGCGCAGCATCCCGATCACCGATTTCCATCGTTCCCCCGGCGACAGGCCGCAGCAGGACAACGTGCTGCAGCGCGGTGAGCTGATCACCCACGTCACGCTGCCGGAACCTTTGGGCGGTCGGCACGTTTACCACAAGGTACGTGACCGCGCGTCCTATGCGTTCGCACTGGTGTCGGTCGCCGCGGTCGTGCAGCAAGACGGCTCGGCGCGGTTCGCCTTCGGTGGAGTTGCGCCGAAGCCGTGGCGCATAGAGGCAGCCGAACCCCTGCTGCGCGACGGCGTAAAGGCCGCGGCCCGGCAGGTGTTCGCCGGCGCCCGTCCGACGCGGGAGAACGCGTTCAAGATCGCTCTCGCCGAGCGCACCCTCGCAGCCGTGCTGGTGGAAGGAGAGCACTGA
- the paoA gene encoding aldehyde dehydrogenase iron-sulfur subunit PaoA, whose product MKLTRRQVIAGGATTVAMSAAPGASSLAAELAASPPPRPPVISTVALTVNGARRELELDTRTTLLDALREHLELTGTKKGCDHGQCGACTVLVNGERINACLSLAVQHQGDAITTIEGLGTPDDLHPMQAAFIKHDGYQCGYCTPGQICSAVAVLDEIKRGVPSHVQADVSALPQATSMEMRERMSGNLCRCGAYSNIAEAMQEVAGVTSAGRPS is encoded by the coding sequence ATGAAGTTGACGCGTCGCCAGGTGATCGCCGGCGGCGCCACGACCGTGGCGATGTCCGCCGCACCAGGGGCGTCATCGCTCGCCGCCGAACTGGCGGCATCCCCGCCGCCCAGGCCGCCGGTCATCAGCACGGTGGCCTTGACCGTCAACGGCGCGCGCCGGGAGCTTGAGCTCGACACGCGAACCACGCTGCTCGATGCCCTACGCGAACATCTGGAGCTGACCGGGACCAAAAAGGGCTGCGACCACGGTCAATGCGGTGCCTGTACCGTGCTGGTCAACGGTGAGCGCATCAATGCCTGCCTCAGCCTGGCGGTGCAGCACCAGGGCGATGCCATCACCACCATCGAAGGCCTCGGAACCCCCGATGACCTGCATCCGATGCAGGCCGCCTTCATCAAGCATGACGGTTACCAGTGCGGGTATTGCACGCCGGGGCAGATCTGTTCGGCGGTAGCGGTACTGGACGAGATCAAGCGGGGTGTCCCCAGCCATGTGCAGGCGGACGTCAGCGCACTGCCCCAGGCCACCAGCATGGAAATGCGCGAACGCATGAGTGGCAACCTCTGCCGATGCGGCGCCTATTCCAACATTGCCGAGGCAATGCAAGAGGTCGCTGGCGTGACCTCTGCAGGGAGGCCCTCATGA
- a CDS encoding GAF domain-containing sensor histidine kinase, with protein MHTLTDPHLLNDVAEIGRIEAVPRILETVAHITGSRFTAIARVTETTWTACATLDTLGFGLVPGGQLVLETTICDEIRQSSTSVVFARASTHPLYSKHHTPRIYGLESYASVPIHRPDGRFFGTLCAIDSSPGNFDEAHVRRSMELLAELVGNYLDKEDRLQEAETALSDAQRDSDLRDQFIAVLGHDLRSPLQAISVAADALEDEATSARQQQMLAHIASGVTRMDGLINDVLDFARGRLGGGIPISLRESDTLQADLERVAAEVAIATGREDIDVQMRIEGSVVCDPGRLSQLLANLLTNAVQHGERSLPVTLRVHAASNRLTLDVHNAGCIAPDRLSTIFNPFSREKGELPRPGLGLGIYIASEIAKSHGGILDVVSSESAGTVFTFRMPSADVA; from the coding sequence ATGCATACGCTGACTGATCCCCACCTTCTCAATGACGTCGCTGAGATCGGTCGTATCGAGGCAGTGCCGCGCATCCTCGAAACCGTAGCCCATATCACGGGCTCGAGATTCACGGCGATTGCCAGGGTTACAGAGACGACCTGGACGGCCTGCGCCACCCTGGACACGCTCGGGTTCGGGCTTGTTCCAGGCGGGCAGCTGGTCCTGGAAACCACCATCTGTGACGAGATCAGGCAGTCATCAACCTCCGTGGTTTTCGCACGCGCCAGTACCCACCCGCTGTACTCCAAGCACCACACGCCTCGGATCTACGGGCTTGAGAGTTACGCGTCGGTTCCGATTCATCGGCCGGACGGCAGATTCTTCGGCACCCTGTGCGCCATCGATTCTTCGCCGGGCAACTTCGATGAAGCCCATGTCCGACGGTCCATGGAGCTGCTTGCCGAGCTCGTCGGCAACTATCTGGACAAGGAGGACCGCCTACAGGAAGCGGAGACGGCGCTTTCGGACGCGCAGCGGGATTCCGACTTGCGCGATCAGTTCATCGCGGTACTGGGCCATGATCTTCGCAGCCCCCTCCAGGCAATCAGCGTAGCAGCAGATGCACTTGAGGATGAGGCGACGTCCGCGCGTCAGCAGCAGATGCTTGCGCACATCGCATCTGGCGTGACCCGGATGGATGGGCTCATAAACGATGTACTTGATTTTGCCAGGGGCCGATTGGGTGGAGGCATCCCGATCTCGCTCCGGGAAAGCGATACGCTGCAAGCTGACCTTGAACGAGTTGCAGCGGAAGTGGCGATCGCCACCGGTCGCGAGGACATCGATGTGCAGATGCGGATCGAGGGCAGCGTGGTCTGCGATCCCGGCAGGCTGTCGCAGCTGCTGGCCAACCTGCTGACGAACGCAGTGCAGCATGGCGAGCGGTCGCTTCCTGTCACGCTGAGGGTGCATGCTGCATCCAATCGCCTCACGCTGGATGTGCACAACGCAGGCTGCATTGCGCCCGACAGGCTCAGCACCATTTTCAACCCGTTCTCGCGTGAGAAGGGCGAGCTTCCCAGGCCAGGTCTTGGTCTGGGCATCTATATCGCATCGGAGATTGCCAAGTCTCACGGCGGGATACTCGATGTGGTGTCAAGTGAAAGTGCCGGAACAGTGTTCACGTTCCGGATGCCAAGCGCGGATGTTGCCTGA
- a CDS encoding AraC family transcriptional regulator: protein MSRVSTTDFAAHASVDSLHQAVVAVTAASVARDWENERHQHRKAQLIYSVRGVLTCEVEDGVWIVPPQCAVWIPGDLPHSARGAGHTECYCLFVEPEAAPDLPTFCCTVAVSPLLRELLLKAADFPEQYAAGGKEERLIATLLDQLAEAPVEDLHLPMPRDARLRRLAECLLVDPTDKTPKGVWASRVGMSERSMSRLLQDEIGMGFGRWRRQLHVILALQRLAQGESVQTIALDLGYGSASGFVTMFRKAMGKPPGRYLSERSMLAPQIAPPTITLPGHLPG from the coding sequence ATGTCCAGAGTATCCACCACTGATTTCGCAGCGCACGCGAGCGTCGACAGCCTTCACCAGGCAGTTGTAGCCGTTACTGCCGCTTCGGTGGCGCGGGACTGGGAAAATGAGCGCCACCAGCACCGCAAGGCACAGCTGATCTATTCGGTTCGCGGCGTCTTGACCTGTGAGGTGGAAGATGGCGTCTGGATCGTTCCTCCGCAGTGCGCAGTCTGGATACCGGGCGACCTTCCCCACTCGGCAAGGGGAGCGGGACACACAGAATGCTACTGCCTGTTTGTCGAGCCGGAGGCCGCACCGGACCTCCCAACGTTCTGCTGTACCGTTGCGGTTTCGCCATTGCTGCGCGAACTGCTGTTGAAGGCGGCTGATTTTCCTGAGCAGTATGCAGCTGGAGGCAAGGAGGAGCGCCTCATTGCCACATTGCTCGACCAGCTGGCAGAGGCCCCGGTTGAAGATCTGCATCTGCCGATGCCGCGCGATGCAAGACTCCGTCGCCTGGCCGAGTGCCTGCTGGTCGACCCGACCGACAAGACCCCGAAGGGCGTATGGGCGAGCCGCGTCGGCATGAGCGAGCGCAGCATGAGCCGCCTCCTGCAGGACGAGATCGGCATGGGCTTTGGGCGTTGGCGCCGGCAGCTGCACGTCATCCTTGCGCTCCAACGTCTGGCCCAAGGTGAAAGCGTTCAAACGATCGCACTGGATCTGGGGTACGGCAGTGCAAGCGGCTTTGTAACCATGTTTCGCAAGGCGATGGGAAAGCCACCTGGGCGCTACCTTTCAGAACGCTCCATGCTGGCGCCGCAGATCGCGCCGCCCACAATCACCTTGCCCGGCCATCTGCCGGGCTGA
- a CDS encoding TonB-dependent siderophore receptor, translating to MTGQQSADAPHYPINVLAGADGNSALEYRRGRPRDARYAGLTVAVAWALLGAPTAFAGESVPSDHADERTAREETALPTVTVLAHKDKSATEDTGSYTTRESSAATRMPLSLKQTPQALTVLTRQRMDDQHLDSVQAALESTSGIATYQSDSERTSFYARGFLINNIQYNGIPTVVGSTVNGSGIGAVDTAFYDRVEVVRGASGLLTGTGNPSAAINLVRKRPTRDFSASASLGAGSWETYRSVGDISTPLTADGRIRSRLVGTYQDGHSYLDGYRPQRKSLYGVIEADLTADTTFRLGYEYQDITPKGSTWGGLPLWFSDGTQAEYPRSRNYAQDWSYWDNTLKTAFAEIEHLFGNGWKFQATANQYRTEHAAELLGLIGRPDRATGLGVFPNGAYPVALASEGRSRQNTFDVMAGGPFQLFGRQHDLVVGATRSRRNAYQEDVAPFYAGIWPVNVYELSPSFRRPDFDAMSTTPTRTRIKQGGVYSAARLSLAEPLKLIVGGRLSTYEIDDAAGGAPVHYRKSGEFTPYAGLIYDINATYSVYASHTGVFNPQTEYRDSNGNVLTPSKGRTSEIGLKAGLLDGRLTASIALFHTELDNAAQSVAGTYTPSGAQAYRGADGTRSRGVELDLQGELSRGWNVYAGVAHFTAKDGAHERLNTQLPRTTAQLFTTYRLPGQWDRLTLGGGFKWQSRFYNAPNTGTSSLGGEQGSYALLSVMGRYSITDKSSVAINVNNVLDRKYALQKGDFDTVGYGAPRNVMVTLDYRY from the coding sequence ATGACTGGCCAGCAGAGCGCCGATGCTCCCCATTACCCGATCAACGTGCTTGCCGGTGCGGATGGGAATTCTGCTCTGGAGTACAGGCGCGGGCGCCCGAGGGACGCCCGATACGCTGGTCTGACCGTGGCAGTTGCATGGGCCCTGCTGGGCGCGCCGACCGCATTTGCAGGCGAATCCGTTCCGTCCGATCACGCGGACGAAAGGACAGCGCGGGAAGAGACCGCGTTACCCACGGTCACAGTGCTGGCTCACAAGGACAAGTCGGCCACAGAGGACACAGGATCGTATACGACGCGGGAGTCCTCTGCCGCCACGCGCATGCCGCTGTCGCTCAAGCAGACGCCGCAGGCACTGACTGTACTGACGCGTCAGCGCATGGATGACCAGCACCTGGACTCGGTGCAGGCAGCGCTGGAGAGCACGTCCGGAATCGCCACGTACCAGTCGGACAGTGAGCGTACCAGCTTCTATGCGCGAGGCTTCCTGATCAATAACATCCAGTACAACGGCATACCCACGGTGGTCGGCAGCACCGTCAATGGAAGTGGAATCGGCGCTGTTGATACAGCCTTCTACGACCGCGTGGAAGTCGTGCGTGGTGCATCGGGCCTGCTGACAGGTACCGGCAACCCCTCAGCCGCGATCAATCTTGTGCGCAAACGACCGACACGTGATTTCTCGGCGAGCGCTTCGCTGGGGGCTGGCAGCTGGGAGACCTATCGGAGCGTCGGCGACATCTCCACACCGCTGACCGCGGACGGTCGGATCCGGTCGCGACTGGTGGGGACATACCAGGACGGACATAGCTACCTTGATGGTTACAGGCCGCAGAGGAAGTCGCTATATGGCGTCATCGAGGCCGATCTGACCGCCGACACGACCTTCCGCCTGGGGTACGAATACCAGGACATCACGCCGAAGGGATCGACCTGGGGAGGCCTGCCACTTTGGTTCAGCGATGGTACGCAAGCGGAGTATCCGCGCTCCAGGAACTACGCGCAGGACTGGAGCTACTGGGACAACACCCTCAAGACGGCCTTCGCCGAAATCGAGCATCTCTTCGGAAACGGCTGGAAGTTCCAGGCCACCGCGAATCAATATCGGACCGAGCATGCCGCCGAGCTCCTTGGCCTGATCGGCCGACCTGATCGTGCCACAGGCCTGGGCGTGTTCCCCAACGGGGCCTATCCGGTAGCGCTGGCGTCCGAGGGGCGCAGTCGCCAGAACACGTTCGACGTCATGGCCGGTGGCCCCTTCCAGCTGTTTGGCCGACAGCACGATCTGGTCGTCGGCGCCACCCGCTCTCGGCGCAACGCATATCAGGAGGACGTCGCCCCCTTCTATGCAGGCATCTGGCCGGTGAACGTGTATGAGTTGAGCCCCTCATTCCGCAGGCCTGACTTCGATGCGATGTCCACAACGCCGACGCGAACCCGAATCAAGCAAGGTGGCGTCTACAGCGCGGCGCGACTCTCGCTGGCTGAACCACTGAAGCTGATCGTCGGGGGGCGCCTCAGTACCTATGAAATCGACGATGCGGCCGGTGGAGCACCGGTGCACTACAGAAAAAGTGGCGAGTTCACCCCGTACGCCGGCCTGATCTACGACATCAACGCGACGTACTCGGTCTACGCCAGCCACACAGGAGTGTTCAACCCCCAGACCGAGTATCGGGACAGCAACGGTAACGTGCTGACCCCTTCAAAAGGCAGAACAAGCGAAATCGGGCTGAAGGCAGGGCTTCTTGACGGGCGCTTGACTGCATCGATTGCCCTCTTCCACACCGAACTGGACAACGCCGCGCAATCGGTCGCCGGCACCTACACACCCAGCGGAGCGCAGGCTTACCGCGGCGCCGACGGGACCAGGTCTCGCGGTGTCGAGCTGGATCTTCAGGGAGAGCTGTCCCGTGGATGGAACGTCTACGCGGGTGTCGCGCACTTCACTGCGAAGGACGGTGCCCACGAGCGCTTGAACACGCAGTTGCCCCGCACCACAGCGCAGCTTTTCACGACCTATCGGTTGCCGGGCCAATGGGACCGCTTGACGCTGGGCGGCGGCTTCAAATGGCAAAGCCGCTTCTACAACGCGCCCAACACAGGAACCAGTTCCCTGGGTGGAGAACAGGGATCCTATGCACTTCTCTCGGTAATGGGTCGCTACTCCATCACGGACAAATCCAGTGTGGCTATCAACGTCAACAACGTCCTGGACAGGAAGTACGCGCTTCAGAAGGGAGATTTCGACACCGTCGGCTATGGCGCGCCGCGCAATGTGATGGTGACGCTGGACTACAGATACTGA
- a CDS encoding MDR family oxidoreductase: MFNAVYIDKTGNELQVDVRQVPESALPEGDVTVQVSHSTLNYKDAMAITGQGGAVVRSFPMVPGIDLAGTVLESVDRRYQPGDQVVLNGWGVGERHWGGLSQLARVNADWLIPLPKGMQPEQAMAIGTAGYTAMLSLIALERHGLSPDAGEVLVTGASGGVGSFAVTLLADRGYNVVASTGRLDETDYLKSLGASEVIDRNVLSQPGKPLQRERWSAAIDSVGSHTLANVCAAIKEDGAVAACGLAQGMDFPATVAPFILRGVSLLGINSVTRPTAERLVAWERLAKDLDMAKLDAISQHIGLGEVVATAEALMAGRIRGRVVVNVNR; this comes from the coding sequence ATGTTCAACGCCGTATACATAGACAAGACGGGAAACGAATTGCAGGTCGACGTCAGGCAGGTGCCTGAATCGGCCCTGCCGGAGGGCGACGTCACCGTCCAGGTTTCGCACAGCACACTGAACTACAAGGACGCGATGGCAATCACCGGCCAGGGCGGTGCGGTGGTGCGGTCCTTTCCGATGGTGCCCGGCATCGACCTGGCCGGCACTGTGCTCGAGTCGGTGGACCGGCGCTATCAACCGGGCGACCAGGTGGTTCTCAATGGCTGGGGCGTGGGTGAGCGGCACTGGGGAGGGCTTTCGCAGCTGGCACGCGTCAACGCCGACTGGCTGATCCCGCTTCCAAAGGGCATGCAACCCGAGCAGGCCATGGCTATCGGAACGGCCGGCTATACCGCCATGCTGAGTCTGATCGCGCTGGAGCGTCATGGCCTTTCTCCGGATGCCGGTGAAGTGCTGGTTACCGGAGCGAGCGGGGGCGTAGGCAGCTTCGCTGTGACATTGCTGGCCGATCGTGGCTACAACGTCGTGGCGTCCACCGGACGGCTGGACGAGACCGACTACCTGAAGTCCCTGGGTGCCAGCGAGGTTATTGATCGCAATGTGCTGTCCCAGCCAGGCAAGCCACTTCAGCGGGAGCGGTGGAGTGCCGCCATTGACTCGGTGGGCAGCCACACACTTGCAAATGTGTGTGCCGCCATCAAGGAAGATGGCGCCGTGGCCGCGTGCGGGCTGGCTCAGGGCATGGACTTTCCTGCCACGGTGGCGCCCTTCATCCTGCGCGGTGTGAGCCTGCTGGGAATCAACAGCGTCACGCGGCCCACCGCAGAGCGGCTCGTGGCGTGGGAACGGCTTGCCAAGGACCTGGATATGGCCAAGCTCGACGCCATCTCCCAGCACATCGGCCTGGGAGAGGTTGTAGCCACTGCCGAAGCCCTGATGGCAGGACGCATCCGCGGACGCGTCGTGGTCAACGTCAATCGTTGA